The following is a genomic window from Patagioenas fasciata isolate bPatFas1 chromosome 1, bPatFas1.hap1, whole genome shotgun sequence.
GCACGGCCTGGATGTTGGGCAGCACCCCGCCCTGCGCGATGGTCACCTTGCCCAGCAGCTTGTTGAGCTCCTCGTCGTTGCGGATGGCCAGCTGCAGGTGGCGGGGGATGATGCGCGTCTTCTTGTTGTCGCGGGCCGCGTTGCCCGCCAGCTCCAGGATCTCGGCCGTCAGGTACTCCAGCACGGCCGCCAGGTACACCGGGGCGCCGGCGCCCACCCGCTCCGCGTAGTTGCCCTTGCGCAGCAGCCGGTGGACACGGCCCACGGGGAACTGCAGCCCGGCCCGCGACGAGCGCGACTTGGCCTTGGCCCGCGCCTTCCCGCCCTGCTTCCCGCGGCCAGA
Proteins encoded in this region:
- the LOC136100818 gene encoding histone H2A-IV, which codes for MSGRGKQGGKARAKAKSRSSRAGLQFPVGRVHRLLRKGNYAERVGAGAPVYLAAVLEYLTAEILELAGNAARDNKKTRIIPRHLQLAIRNDEELNKLLGKVTIAQGGVLPNIQAVLLPKKTDSHKAKAK